Proteins from a single region of Coraliomargarita parva:
- a CDS encoding AraC family transcriptional regulator — translation MSHKATRRIALLLGQDLGYSRRVLSGVLNYAESHAMNWIFHNAPPDIRVLPALERWRPDAILIHLSDRALGERLLELGVPMVSVTNTIAGLRVPYVDVDSQAVGCMAADYFLGLGFRSFAYYGSRKVEFSKNRERGFRARLEGLGYPVANLHADFLPHSPFGQDWSRVDRQTERWLRQLPKPVAVLASNDIPARVLCELCRTAGLRVPDEVSILGVDNDVSECRMSFPALSSVELPAEQIGREAADALRRMLDGGELTESAQHMSPLGVIPRSSTDYRATGDERVKRVLAYIDEFADRGISVDDVCRRSGLSRRSLERLFREDLHCTVLEQIQKVRVARAKRLLLETDLRIGEVAERAGFGNPRQLNRVFRQYEGEAPSMYRTRGG, via the coding sequence ATGAGTCATAAGGCGACAAGGCGTATTGCGCTCTTATTGGGGCAGGACCTCGGCTACAGTCGGCGAGTGCTCTCGGGTGTACTCAATTACGCGGAATCGCATGCCATGAATTGGATCTTTCACAATGCACCTCCGGACATCCGTGTGCTTCCCGCATTGGAGCGTTGGCGTCCGGATGCGATCCTGATTCATCTGTCCGACCGGGCCTTGGGTGAGCGCTTGCTTGAGCTGGGTGTGCCCATGGTGTCCGTGACCAATACGATCGCCGGATTACGTGTACCTTATGTCGACGTCGACAGCCAAGCGGTTGGGTGTATGGCGGCCGATTACTTTCTGGGTCTGGGCTTCCGCTCGTTTGCTTACTACGGGAGCCGGAAGGTCGAGTTTTCCAAGAACCGCGAGCGGGGGTTTCGGGCGCGCTTGGAGGGCTTGGGCTATCCGGTGGCCAATCTGCACGCGGATTTCCTGCCACACTCGCCCTTCGGGCAGGACTGGAGTCGGGTGGACCGACAGACGGAACGATGGCTCCGGCAATTGCCGAAGCCGGTTGCGGTTTTGGCCTCCAACGACATTCCAGCCCGGGTCCTTTGCGAGCTTTGCCGCACGGCCGGTTTGCGCGTGCCGGATGAGGTTTCGATCCTCGGTGTAGACAACGATGTTTCGGAGTGCCGGATGAGTTTTCCCGCGCTTTCGAGTGTGGAGTTGCCTGCGGAGCAGATAGGCCGGGAAGCTGCGGACGCACTGCGCAGGATGCTGGACGGGGGTGAATTGACGGAGTCGGCGCAGCACATGTCTCCGTTGGGTGTGATTCCCCGCAGTTCGACGGATTACCGGGCGACGGGGGACGAGCGGGTCAAGCGTGTGCTTGCCTATATCGACGAGTTTGCGGACCGGGGAATTTCGGTGGACGATGTCTGCCGCCGAAGTGGTCTCTCGCGCCGTTCCCTGGAGCGCTTGTTCCGTGAGGACTTGCATTGCACGGTCTTGGAGCAGATTCAAAAGGTGCGGGTGGCCCGGGCCAAGCGTCTGCTTTTGGAGACTGATCTCCGGATCGGTGAAGTTGCGGAGCGCGCCGGTTTTGGTAACCCCCGTCAGCTAAACCGTGTCTTCCGTCAATACGAAGGTGAAGCGCCGTCGATGTACCGGACCCGCGGCGGATGA
- a CDS encoding AraC family transcriptional regulator has product MPLTSIESLRKSYETDLFRTLRELRSNTPRIIVPPRKDLYSKQLKAPVHPYPEVFIQTGGATAFQCPGSDFQLEAGEICVMPRGLPHAEKPIDKRSPYSVSVIGISMGRLFFIRGRKDPTGNIHSHQYLHLDQAGGHELARYLDEMSEYHSLPPESQPTYILALLEAFLLRAHAALLQPSHDEDSQHLPLLIEKAISHVRIHLSNPELNVTQVARALTCTPDHLSRQFHRTMGTHMTTWITKERINLAKYLLDTSPQNIGEISWACGFTSTSYFIRSFKRLTGMTPKAYRHSHSSPR; this is encoded by the coding sequence ATGCCACTCACGAGCATCGAAAGCTTGCGCAAGTCCTATGAGACGGATCTTTTCCGGACACTCCGAGAACTGAGGTCTAACACTCCCCGGATCATCGTTCCCCCACGCAAGGATCTGTACTCGAAACAGCTCAAAGCCCCCGTTCACCCCTATCCGGAAGTATTCATCCAAACCGGAGGCGCAACCGCGTTCCAGTGCCCCGGCTCCGACTTTCAACTTGAAGCCGGCGAGATCTGCGTCATGCCGAGAGGCCTGCCGCACGCCGAGAAGCCGATCGACAAGCGCTCCCCCTATTCCGTCAGCGTCATCGGAATTTCGATGGGCCGCTTGTTCTTTATCCGCGGACGGAAGGATCCGACGGGCAACATTCACAGTCACCAGTACCTGCACCTCGACCAGGCGGGCGGGCATGAACTGGCACGCTACCTCGACGAGATGAGTGAATACCACAGCCTCCCGCCGGAAAGTCAGCCGACCTACATCTTGGCACTCCTGGAAGCCTTTCTCCTGCGTGCCCACGCAGCCCTCCTCCAGCCAAGTCACGATGAAGACAGCCAGCACCTCCCCCTCCTGATCGAAAAAGCGATCAGCCATGTCCGCATCCATCTGAGCAACCCGGAACTCAACGTCACACAAGTCGCCCGCGCCCTCACCTGCACCCCCGACCACCTGTCCCGCCAATTCCACCGCACCATGGGCACCCACATGACCACATGGATAACCAAAGAGCGCATCAACCTGGCAAAATACCTCCTCGACACCAGCCCACAGAATATTGGTGAGATCAGCTGGGCCTGCGGCTTCACAAGCACCTCCTACTTCATCCGGTCCTTCAAGCGACTGACGGGGATGACTCCAAAGGCCTACCGTCACAGCCACTCCTCCCCCCGATAA
- a CDS encoding glycoside hydrolase family 31 protein, producing the protein MYFNKYPFSQNFSFSDAFDPEGGYQFRDGARPVQVQRYGSNVFRVTVQGGGWNTNYSQVEYTFSAESEPAYRLEISPQGGLRLSDLSGASLLEPYANGSFGKNGDASMFRFQYNSADRFYGAGSKLLPLELSGVQSKFWNTDVWGDFPMEHVIEGRPDPYYVSIPYLIIRTENGWAGLLYNNPESAFISVGAQQGIETFLKVKTPDAETVCIGAESGQPDLFVLAAGSLAELTRTYQQLVGVTPLPPVWSLGYQQCRWGYESVEQLEGLKAKFEENEVPVDGLWLDIDYMDGYRVFTMDPAKIPDPASEFQAMLDSGHPVVPIIDPGVKRDPGYAIYESGKAADVFCKNPEGDDFVGLVWPGMTVFPDFSREASRAWWADQVAAFANQGIVGAWLDMNDPSLGKSNPYDMLFGEAGAEPHRSFHNQYGVGMAKATRAGFEKAHPDKRIFLLTRSNSTGGGKYAAVWTGDNVSSYHYLRMSIPTSLNLALSGIPFNGADVGGFGHDTNPALMRDWMKAACLGAFFRNHTELNSIDQEPWAFDELTLEVCRGFIRLRYLLMPYLYNLFVAQAECGEAIMRPLVYDFESTDALEIDRVDDAYLTGPSILQAPFVDETGTSRSVPLPGHQRWFAPMEGKWYAGNQKLEKVTRDARTSPIYFKEGSIIPLRREPGHGNATDLSRVDLLVVADADSDTSMGYEYVADDGESLAYLRSERSRLSVTASVVGKTLDVCLETLESGFGPIDVRILTIAEFESVMINGKEVSSCDYALDIAGVTLEVRSNQCGALG; encoded by the coding sequence ATGTATTTCAATAAATATCCCTTCAGCCAGAACTTCAGTTTCAGCGATGCCTTCGACCCGGAAGGTGGCTATCAATTTCGTGACGGGGCGCGGCCGGTGCAGGTGCAACGCTATGGCTCGAATGTGTTTCGCGTCACGGTCCAGGGCGGGGGCTGGAATACGAATTACTCGCAGGTCGAGTATACCTTTTCGGCGGAGTCCGAGCCTGCCTACCGCCTTGAAATATCTCCCCAGGGAGGCCTGCGCCTAAGTGACCTGTCAGGGGCTTCCTTGCTCGAGCCCTACGCAAACGGTTCGTTTGGCAAGAACGGGGACGCTTCGATGTTTAGGTTCCAATACAATTCGGCGGACCGGTTTTATGGGGCCGGATCCAAACTGTTGCCTCTCGAGTTGTCCGGCGTGCAGAGCAAGTTCTGGAATACGGATGTCTGGGGGGATTTTCCGATGGAGCATGTGATTGAGGGGCGGCCGGACCCGTATTATGTTTCCATTCCTTATCTGATTATCCGGACGGAGAACGGCTGGGCCGGGTTGCTCTACAACAACCCTGAGTCGGCTTTCATTTCGGTTGGCGCACAACAGGGGATCGAAACCTTCCTAAAGGTGAAGACGCCCGACGCCGAAACCGTCTGTATTGGTGCCGAGTCCGGCCAGCCGGACTTGTTTGTGCTGGCGGCCGGCAGTCTGGCCGAACTGACGCGGACCTACCAGCAGCTGGTCGGAGTGACTCCCCTGCCGCCGGTCTGGTCGCTCGGTTACCAGCAGTGCCGTTGGGGTTATGAGTCGGTCGAGCAGCTCGAAGGCCTGAAGGCCAAATTTGAGGAAAACGAGGTGCCGGTCGACGGCCTGTGGTTGGATATCGACTACATGGACGGCTATCGTGTGTTTACCATGGATCCTGCCAAGATTCCCGACCCTGCGAGCGAATTCCAAGCCATGCTCGATTCGGGGCATCCGGTGGTGCCGATAATTGACCCCGGGGTCAAGCGGGACCCGGGCTATGCCATTTACGAGTCAGGGAAGGCTGCCGATGTCTTCTGCAAAAATCCCGAAGGGGACGATTTTGTCGGCTTGGTCTGGCCGGGGATGACGGTTTTTCCCGACTTCTCACGTGAGGCATCGCGGGCATGGTGGGCGGATCAGGTAGCGGCCTTCGCGAACCAGGGCATCGTGGGGGCTTGGTTGGACATGAACGACCCGTCTCTCGGCAAGTCCAACCCTTACGATATGCTTTTTGGCGAGGCAGGGGCGGAACCACACCGCAGTTTTCACAACCAATATGGAGTGGGGATGGCCAAGGCCACACGCGCGGGGTTTGAAAAAGCACACCCGGACAAGCGGATCTTTTTGCTGACACGATCCAATTCCACCGGCGGCGGCAAGTATGCCGCTGTTTGGACGGGGGATAATGTATCCAGTTATCACTACCTTCGGATGTCTATCCCGACCAGTCTGAACCTGGCCTTGAGTGGGATCCCGTTTAATGGTGCCGATGTCGGGGGATTTGGTCATGATACGAATCCGGCTTTGATGCGTGACTGGATGAAGGCGGCCTGTTTGGGCGCGTTTTTCCGGAATCACACGGAGCTGAATAGTATCGACCAGGAACCCTGGGCCTTCGACGAGCTGACGCTCGAAGTGTGCCGTGGCTTCATTCGCTTGCGCTATCTCCTCATGCCCTACCTCTATAATCTCTTCGTAGCGCAAGCAGAGTGCGGCGAGGCCATCATGCGTCCGCTGGTTTATGATTTCGAAAGCACCGATGCGCTGGAGATCGACCGTGTGGATGACGCCTACTTGACGGGACCCTCCATTTTGCAGGCGCCTTTCGTCGATGAGACCGGCACGTCGCGTTCGGTGCCGCTTCCGGGCCATCAGCGGTGGTTTGCTCCGATGGAGGGCAAGTGGTATGCGGGGAATCAGAAACTGGAAAAGGTTACACGGGATGCACGGACCAGCCCGATCTATTTCAAGGAAGGCTCTATCATTCCGCTCCGCCGTGAGCCGGGGCATGGAAATGCGACCGACCTGAGCCGTGTCGATCTCCTGGTCGTCGCGGACGCAGACAGCGATACATCCATGGGTTATGAATATGTGGCCGACGACGGTGAAAGTTTGGCATATCTGCGGAGCGAACGCTCGCGCCTGAGCGTGACGGCTTCTGTTGTTGGCAAGACTCTGGATGTTTGCTTGGAGACGCTTGAATCCGGCTTTGGTCCAATCGATGTCCGCATCCTTACGATCGCAGAATTCGAATCCGTGATGATCAACGGAAAGGAAGTCTCTTCCTGTGACTACGCATTGGATATTGCTGGTGTCACACTTGAAGTTCGGAGCAACCAATGTGGCGCTTTAGGCTGA
- a CDS encoding AraC family transcriptional regulator codes for MLAYFSYGTRRYYDKPLTQHPHRHFWEFQAVLKGRIGKTTHQDASPPLKASNLWISPPGSDHGWTGEARKEATIIVLHFRYIPESLATLLNHSEAIEIPLSKDDCRQLHKLGRRVQNYWRNPGAGMLLCYEHALLELSVLAYEWLNKEETTHSRKRASDPVQLAMLWYNEHMHENPGLPEIARQANSSPANLRRHFHECLQASPKEVFDQLRYQRAMQLLTETAHPLTHIAEQCGFLDQSAFSRAFKTRFHCSPREIRRPHSA; via the coding sequence ATGCTCGCCTATTTCAGCTATGGCACACGCCGCTATTACGACAAACCCCTGACACAGCACCCGCACCGTCATTTCTGGGAATTTCAAGCCGTGCTAAAGGGACGGATCGGCAAGACTACGCACCAGGACGCAAGCCCTCCCCTCAAAGCTTCAAACCTATGGATCTCTCCACCCGGCTCGGACCATGGATGGACCGGCGAAGCCCGTAAAGAGGCTACGATCATCGTTTTACATTTTCGCTATATTCCCGAAAGCCTAGCCACTCTCCTAAATCACTCCGAAGCCATCGAGATCCCGCTATCCAAGGATGACTGCCGACAACTCCACAAACTCGGAAGGCGCGTGCAAAACTATTGGAGAAACCCCGGTGCCGGCATGCTGCTGTGCTACGAGCACGCACTTCTGGAATTGAGCGTGCTCGCTTATGAATGGCTAAATAAGGAAGAGACGACTCACAGCAGAAAAAGAGCAAGTGATCCAGTCCAGCTGGCCATGCTTTGGTATAACGAGCACATGCACGAAAATCCCGGCTTACCCGAAATCGCCCGACAGGCAAACAGCTCCCCAGCCAACCTCAGACGCCACTTTCACGAGTGCCTGCAAGCTTCCCCGAAAGAAGTTTTCGATCAACTCCGCTACCAGAGAGCCATGCAGCTCCTGACTGAAACAGCGCACCCACTCACACACATAGCGGAGCAATGCGGCTTCCTGGACCAAAGCGCTTTCTCACGTGCTTTTAAAACCCGCTTCCATTGCAGTCCGCGTGAAATCCGACGCCCTCATTCAGCCTAA
- a CDS encoding Gfo/Idh/MocA family oxidoreductase, producing MKTTSSPRKRYAIVGTGSRSMMFRDAILKTYADTCELVVLCDINPLRMAAWQKQCEIVDGLDLPTYEPDAFEQMIENHKVDVVIVTTMDRTHHTYLCRAMEAGCDVVTEKPMTVDVEKCKKILDTQERTGRKLTVTFNYRYAPRNSKVKELLQSGLVGQVTSVHFEWLLDTQHGADYFRRWHRDKCNSGGLMVHKSTHHFDLVNWWLDSTPQTVMAMGDLRFYGKENAEGRGEPSFYVRGTGDDRVNGDPFALDMTKQEDLKNLYYDCESADGYIRDQNVFGDGISIEDDIGVMVRYRNKAVMTYHLVAFAPWEGYRVAFNGTKGRLEIDVTEKAYVSGSEGDHNLSRNVKGSSAHKVLEPTTLLYRPHWGEPQKIELEETNSGGHGGADEILLEDVFSQNPPEDPLKRAAGHKDGALSILTGIAANESMKTGMPVQVSELLPKL from the coding sequence ATGAAAACCACCTCCTCTCCTCGCAAACGCTATGCAATTGTCGGCACTGGAAGCCGGTCCATGATGTTTCGCGATGCGATCCTCAAAACCTATGCCGATACCTGCGAACTGGTTGTGCTCTGCGATATCAATCCGCTCCGAATGGCGGCTTGGCAGAAGCAATGCGAGATAGTGGATGGCTTGGACCTGCCCACCTATGAGCCGGATGCTTTCGAGCAAATGATCGAAAACCACAAGGTCGATGTGGTCATTGTTACGACCATGGACCGCACGCACCATACATATCTCTGTCGGGCGATGGAAGCAGGCTGTGATGTCGTTACTGAAAAGCCGATGACGGTGGATGTTGAAAAATGTAAGAAGATTCTGGATACGCAGGAGCGCACGGGCAGGAAATTGACCGTTACATTCAACTACCGCTATGCGCCGAGAAATTCGAAGGTGAAGGAATTGCTACAGTCCGGGCTGGTCGGGCAGGTCACTTCGGTTCACTTTGAGTGGTTGCTGGACACCCAGCATGGTGCGGATTACTTCCGGCGTTGGCACCGTGATAAATGCAATAGCGGAGGCCTGATGGTCCACAAGTCGACCCACCACTTTGATTTGGTCAATTGGTGGTTGGACAGCACCCCGCAAACCGTGATGGCTATGGGGGATCTTCGTTTTTACGGCAAGGAGAATGCGGAAGGCCGGGGCGAACCGAGTTTCTATGTGCGGGGCACGGGAGACGACCGTGTGAACGGCGATCCTTTTGCCTTGGATATGACCAAGCAGGAAGACTTGAAAAACCTGTATTACGACTGTGAGTCGGCCGATGGTTATATCCGCGACCAGAATGTTTTCGGAGATGGTATTTCCATCGAAGACGATATTGGCGTGATGGTTCGCTATCGGAATAAAGCTGTTATGACCTATCACCTCGTAGCATTTGCGCCGTGGGAGGGCTATCGTGTGGCCTTTAATGGCACGAAAGGCCGCCTCGAAATCGATGTGACTGAAAAAGCATACGTGAGTGGCAGTGAAGGCGACCACAATCTGAGCCGTAATGTCAAAGGCAGTTCTGCCCACAAGGTGCTCGAACCGACGACGCTACTCTATCGCCCGCATTGGGGCGAACCGCAGAAGATTGAATTGGAAGAAACGAACAGCGGCGGGCACGGTGGCGCCGACGAAATCTTGCTGGAAGATGTGTTTAGCCAGAACCCACCTGAGGATCCGTTAAAGCGTGCAGCAGGGCACAAGGATGGCGCCCTGTCGATTCTCACCGGTATCGCCGCGAATGAGTCGATGAAAACGGGGATGCCTGTTCAGGTTTCGGAGCTGTTGCCAAAACTCTAA
- a CDS encoding GntR family transcriptional regulator yields MEIKENGSYKYTELADVLRAKIQTEASGTRLPSVRALMKRHAVSMQTVILAVKILEEENLIVRRHGSGIYVSDKRSIRFIVYHRSRHPSRNNDAKEVTLLKAIQAAGWYLAVRRHDTEEGTLVSPEPKACAHIVNQDVVLPGMPFLDQIIKQKVPIIFMGREPGEHEVDYVTGDDRRFLLTLVKHFVQLGHKRFGFLVNEPPMFEVLQREKFFKDILASLKLPPPTVIDCQTKWGEHGATKAYTGLQNFLQQCGKKLPFTALITASEDAGVAALRAFHDNNYQIPKQCSLATFGCKIENEWSIPSITDVGSLPEDTGKHVVRILKDRFKGDLSPGFGIHMPCRIQIRESSAPPPSKTK; encoded by the coding sequence ATGGAGATTAAGGAAAACGGTTCGTATAAATATACGGAGCTCGCGGATGTATTGCGCGCCAAAATCCAGACGGAAGCCAGCGGGACACGGCTTCCGTCGGTTCGTGCGCTGATGAAACGCCATGCGGTGAGCATGCAGACAGTCATTCTCGCCGTCAAGATCCTGGAGGAAGAAAACCTGATCGTCCGGCGGCACGGCAGCGGGATCTATGTCAGTGACAAGCGTTCAATCCGCTTCATCGTTTATCACCGCAGTCGCCACCCGTCCCGAAATAATGACGCCAAGGAGGTAACCTTACTCAAGGCCATCCAGGCAGCGGGATGGTATCTTGCAGTGCGTCGGCACGACACAGAAGAGGGCACTCTCGTCTCCCCCGAACCAAAAGCCTGCGCACATATTGTGAACCAGGATGTGGTCCTCCCGGGCATGCCTTTTCTCGACCAGATAATAAAACAGAAGGTGCCCATCATCTTCATGGGACGTGAACCCGGTGAGCATGAAGTCGATTACGTCACCGGCGATGACCGGCGGTTTCTACTCACTCTGGTCAAACACTTCGTGCAGCTCGGTCATAAGCGATTCGGCTTTTTGGTCAACGAGCCACCCATGTTCGAAGTGCTCCAGAGAGAGAAGTTCTTCAAGGACATCTTAGCTTCGCTCAAATTGCCGCCCCCGACCGTCATCGACTGCCAAACCAAATGGGGCGAGCATGGGGCAACCAAGGCATATACGGGCCTGCAGAACTTCCTGCAGCAATGCGGCAAGAAATTACCGTTCACGGCTTTAATCACAGCCAGTGAAGACGCCGGCGTCGCGGCTTTGCGTGCTTTTCACGACAACAATTACCAAATTCCCAAACAATGCAGTTTGGCAACGTTCGGCTGCAAAATCGAAAACGAATGGAGCATTCCTTCAATCACTGACGTCGGCTCTCTGCCCGAAGATACAGGCAAGCATGTCGTCCGAATACTAAAAGATCGCTTCAAGGGCGACCTCTCACCGGGCTTTGGCATCCACATGCCGTGCCGCATCCAGATTCGGGAATCCAGCGCCCCACCTCCGTCCAAGACAAAATAG
- a CDS encoding type II secretion system protein: protein MTRRLNNDGFTLIELLAVLAVIAILSAILIPAISKVRESARASQCVSNLRQVGMTILSYAVDHDNSLPNKSEPNKSLFVSHELMDPYLDYDDPTWICPIMSESQQAGLSSGDQGRYIYSWRLTNFNDGWRDTVDAIKINTVVNPSDAMVAANLSTGMRGGYWDGLASVLFVDGSVRRVSDPSYLGGNVTAIDGIYKRYMQTTGGKLRGYDY from the coding sequence ATGACCCGTCGACTCAACAATGATGGTTTTACTCTGATCGAGTTGCTGGCGGTTCTTGCTGTCATCGCAATCCTATCGGCCATCCTGATTCCCGCGATTTCGAAAGTCAGGGAATCGGCGAGAGCCAGTCAATGTGTCTCCAATTTGCGCCAAGTGGGGATGACTATTCTGAGCTATGCGGTGGATCATGATAATTCGCTACCGAACAAATCCGAACCGAACAAGAGCCTCTTTGTCTCTCATGAGTTGATGGACCCTTATCTGGATTATGACGATCCGACTTGGATATGTCCCATCATGAGCGAATCCCAGCAAGCCGGGCTATCCTCCGGGGACCAGGGGCGCTACATTTATTCCTGGCGACTGACGAACTTCAACGATGGATGGCGGGACACTGTGGATGCGATCAAGATCAACACAGTCGTGAATCCTTCCGATGCGATGGTCGCGGCGAATCTATCAACCGGCATGCGGGGTGGTTACTGGGATGGGCTTGCTAGTGTCCTGTTTGTCGATGGAAGCGTTCGGAGAGTTTCCGATCCCAGTTATCTTGGGGGAAATGTCACCGCCATAGACGGGATCTATAAGCGATATATGCAAACCACGGGCGGGAAGCTTCGCGGGTATGACTACTAA
- a CDS encoding oligogalacturonate lyase family protein — MTTKVAAVGLPGLLLSEFNQNRYLTYPHCNGFTGDGALVVGQLEENSISLWKIDYRSGEERFLARFEKPVIGWLAFDVALESERMAVVVGQELWILDMSGKEETRCIYTFDTSEIDAWDFNEKGLHPIPSLSKDGTQVVVCITLPGKSKVLRIDVAGGTGHCLFEKPWWITHAHFCHHDENWIGFCHEGPAEKVHDRVWGWHETLAPDGVLLFDQRIGDSGESIYLGHERWALSETAAYVVAYGRGISPVGPCGLYKLSLDASGRARVELVRQSDRYWHCNVSRDGRWAVVDTTGPYDAPGTGWENAGNVSDVLLIDLQDGSERLLARSARSAQQTAHPHPTFAPDNATVFFNEASPCGAYSRVRAKKIL, encoded by the coding sequence ATGACTACTAAGGTTGCCGCGGTTGGGTTGCCGGGATTGCTTCTCAGCGAATTTAACCAGAACCGATACTTAACCTATCCTCACTGTAACGGCTTCACCGGGGACGGGGCATTGGTTGTCGGGCAGCTTGAGGAAAATTCGATTTCACTCTGGAAGATCGACTACCGTTCGGGCGAAGAGCGGTTTCTCGCTCGTTTTGAGAAACCGGTCATCGGGTGGCTTGCATTTGATGTGGCATTGGAGTCGGAGCGTATGGCTGTTGTGGTTGGGCAGGAACTTTGGATTCTGGATATGTCGGGAAAGGAAGAGACTCGCTGTATCTATACATTTGATACATCCGAGATTGACGCTTGGGATTTCAACGAGAAGGGGTTGCACCCCATTCCGAGTCTCAGCAAGGATGGAACTCAAGTCGTCGTCTGTATCACATTGCCCGGGAAGTCTAAAGTTCTGCGAATCGATGTTGCTGGCGGGACCGGGCATTGCCTCTTCGAAAAGCCTTGGTGGATTACGCATGCTCACTTCTGCCACCATGATGAGAATTGGATCGGCTTTTGCCATGAAGGGCCGGCTGAAAAGGTTCATGACCGGGTTTGGGGCTGGCATGAAACTTTGGCACCAGATGGAGTTTTGCTCTTTGACCAGCGGATCGGAGACAGCGGTGAAAGTATTTATCTGGGGCATGAGCGTTGGGCCTTAAGTGAAACGGCTGCTTACGTGGTTGCCTACGGTCGTGGCATCAGTCCGGTTGGTCCCTGTGGTCTCTACAAGCTTTCACTCGATGCGAGTGGCCGGGCTAGGGTGGAGCTGGTTCGGCAGTCGGATCGTTACTGGCACTGCAATGTTTCGCGTGACGGGCGCTGGGCGGTCGTGGATACGACCGGGCCTTATGATGCACCCGGAACCGGATGGGAGAATGCAGGCAACGTCTCCGATGTGTTGCTGATCGATCTGCAGGACGGCAGCGAGCGCTTGCTGGCACGGAGTGCACGAAGCGCCCAACAAACGGCGCACCCGCATCCGACCTTTGCTCCAGATAATGCGACTGTTTTCTTTAATGAAGCATCCCCCTGTGGCGCCTATAGTCGGGTCCGGGCCAAGAAAATACTCTGA